A genomic segment from Chitinophaga flava encodes:
- a CDS encoding c-type cytochrome, with protein sequence MNLKKKILPVLLLTLSTSLANAQKVERTYFPGTQKVQSEMYPDSAHHLKILKEYYESGKRRRISNYHENGSGLTGDDVVYHENGKISDYRFWKEGVPEGRAYATFTSGKLAFEKFYRNGFRSGTWKFYNEDGSLARKQVFKENTNRWDDETELAVTSFYQKGKLVYEEEITDYKTKQTKIIDKAAYDKLMAKNPLEGKALFLQNCASCHNAKVDLVGPKMEGIGKIRSEEWLYKMITNGDALRDSGDKTAMEVYEKWQHIRHHPNFEILKQEEVKEIIQYLKSI encoded by the coding sequence ATGAATCTGAAGAAAAAAATCCTGCCTGTATTATTGTTGACCTTGTCAACATCGCTGGCCAATGCACAAAAGGTTGAAAGGACCTATTTCCCCGGCACGCAAAAAGTACAGTCAGAAATGTATCCCGACTCCGCCCATCATCTTAAAATCCTGAAAGAATATTATGAGAGCGGTAAACGGCGGCGTATCAGTAACTATCACGAGAATGGATCAGGACTTACCGGCGATGATGTGGTATATCATGAAAACGGAAAGATATCCGATTATCGTTTCTGGAAAGAAGGAGTGCCGGAAGGGCGTGCCTATGCCACTTTTACCAGTGGTAAGTTAGCCTTCGAAAAGTTTTATCGCAATGGTTTCCGCTCCGGTACCTGGAAGTTTTATAATGAAGATGGCTCACTGGCGAGAAAACAGGTTTTTAAGGAAAATACCAACCGCTGGGATGATGAGACGGAGCTGGCCGTTACTTCTTTTTATCAGAAGGGAAAACTGGTTTATGAAGAAGAAATCACCGACTATAAAACGAAACAGACAAAGATCATTGATAAGGCTGCATATGACAAGCTGATGGCGAAGAATCCCCTGGAAGGCAAAGCTCTTTTTTTACAAAACTGCGCATCTTGCCATAATGCTAAAGTCGATCTGGTAGGTCCTAAAATGGAGGGAATCGGAAAAATAAGAAGTGAAGAATGGTTGTACAAGATGATCACCAACGGAGATGCACTACGTGATAGTGGCGATAAAACAGCCATGGAAGTGTATGAGAAATGGCAGCATATACGTCATCATCCCAACTTTGAAATCTTAAAACAGGAAGAAGTGAAGGAAATCATTCAATATCTCAAATCTATATAA
- a CDS encoding SRPBCC family protein: MSTENKSTITVESTIHAPVEKVWEYWTAPEHITQWCFATPEWHAPEAQNDVRTGGKFNTTMAARDGSFSFDFGGVYTDVKEHELIEYALADNRKVRITFSAEGNNTKVVETFDPEDTNPLEMQRGGWQAILDNFRKYTEAN, encoded by the coding sequence ATGTCTACCGAAAACAAAAGCACCATCACCGTAGAAAGCACTATTCACGCGCCTGTGGAAAAAGTATGGGAATACTGGACCGCGCCGGAACATATCACCCAATGGTGTTTTGCTACACCAGAATGGCATGCGCCGGAAGCACAGAACGATGTTCGCACCGGCGGTAAATTCAACACTACCATGGCTGCCAGAGATGGTAGCTTCAGCTTCGATTTTGGCGGTGTATATACTGATGTAAAAGAACATGAACTGATCGAATACGCCCTCGCTGACAACAGAAAGGTAAGAATCACTTTCAGTGCAGAAGGCAACAACACCAAAGTAGTGGAAACATTTGATCCGGAAGATACCAATCCGCTGGAAATGCAACGCGGCGGATGGCAGGCCATCCTTGACAACTTCCGTAAATATACCGAAGCCAATTAA
- a CDS encoding patatin-like phospholipase family protein yields the protein MNSTLSQVPVLRPFVLSGGGARGYAHLGVLKAFAEKQIFPEAIAATSAGSIAAAFICDGYQTDEVRTIFQQHKLGLSMEWKNWRSGFLSLKKVEQVLQKTLRHTTFESLPLPLYITATNFVTGEQAVFDRGPLIPAILAASSIPLLFQPVDIEGVAYVDGGLSGNLPVEPLLHQYKDVIGVHVNPLIPYDPAGGFMANVERTLHMAIREPVQKSKMLCSYFVEPAGLGKFGMFDFGKFDAIYTTGLEYTRTRLEEVPFV from the coding sequence ATGAATTCAACCTTATCCCAAGTACCTGTGCTGCGTCCTTTTGTTTTGTCTGGTGGTGGTGCCCGCGGTTATGCCCACCTGGGTGTATTAAAAGCCTTTGCCGAAAAACAAATTTTTCCCGAAGCTATTGCGGCCACCAGCGCTGGTTCTATCGCTGCGGCCTTTATCTGTGATGGTTACCAGACTGATGAGGTAAGAACGATCTTTCAGCAACATAAGCTGGGACTGTCTATGGAGTGGAAAAACTGGCGTTCCGGTTTTTTGTCGTTGAAGAAGGTAGAGCAGGTGCTGCAGAAAACGCTGCGGCATACTACTTTCGAATCGTTACCGTTACCCTTGTATATTACGGCTACCAATTTTGTTACAGGTGAACAGGCTGTTTTCGACAGGGGGCCGCTGATACCCGCTATCCTGGCGGCATCTTCCATTCCGCTGTTGTTTCAGCCGGTGGATATCGAAGGGGTGGCTTATGTGGATGGCGGACTTTCCGGTAACCTGCCGGTAGAACCTTTGCTGCATCAGTATAAAGATGTGATTGGTGTACACGTCAATCCGCTCATACCTTATGATCCGGCAGGTGGGTTTATGGCCAATGTAGAGCGGACTTTACACATGGCTATCCGGGAGCCGGTACAGAAAAGTAAAATGTTGTGCAGCTATTTCGTAGAGCCGGCAGGGTTAGGAAAGTTCGGTATGTTCGACTTCGGTAAATTCGATGCCATCTATACTACCGGTCTCGAATATACGAGGACGCGACTGGAAGAAGTTCCTTTTGTATAG